TTTTTGGGTGGGTTTaccatcattttattaatttacATGAATAAACTCAGTTAGTCAAACTCTTTACTTTCCAGCCTTTCACATATTGACACTGAACGGCTTCTTCATGGGGGGAGCCTGGCGGGTGTTGGGATTAAAAAACAGACCTTCACAAGCACAGGGTAGTGAGCTGGCTGGGGGCTTGTGTGCACTGCTGCCCTCTGTTGGAATGGAATCAGAATGGCTCAACTGTGCATCATAGCCCCTATAGTGCTGCTAATTAAGGAGAtgcttctttagctcaagtggaaaGGGACCTGTGCTTTGCAGAGCAGAGGGATCTGAGTTGTGACCCTGCTATCACTGTGAATTTCCACAAGCATGAGTAAGTATACAGAGAGTCAGGAAGTTTTTTTATCTCCAGGGGCACCCATCCCCTGTTGAAAATAGGTGAGTAATGGATACAAAATACCATTTCTTCATTAgctttaaactaaaccaaaaaaaatctacagctaCTGGTTATTCCTCGGAGGGTCCAGCGACCTCGTGGGAGCAGGACACTGGATTTTTACTGTGTCCCATGGATTCTGTCTTCTCCTGacaaccccctgctccagatgGCAGCTAACAAACATCAGGAGCCAAAACCTAGGAGAGCAAAAGCCCTGAGAAGACCAGAGATGTTCTGAGGTTGGGGGCTTTGCTATTTCCATTGTCGCTTGCTCTCTGTGTCGAAAGGGTGGAATTCACCCCTGGGTAGAGGGTCCAAATCGGCCCAGGGGAATTTTGTGTCAGATTCACCGCTCCAGAGAACAGATTCCTCTGTTCACAGAACAGGGCAAGCAGCCTATCGGCCTCTCCCTGCCAGCGCTCCTGGAGGAACCATGTCTAGACATGAGACAGGATTCTGGTCTCCATGGCCCGCCCAGTCCTTGGTCTCTCTGCTAAGGCTGACGATGAGAGGATGGGCCAAGCGAGCGTTATGTGCTGCTGGAAACCAGCCTGAGACCCACTGGGAAAGAGAAATACGCATGGGAGATGGATCTCATGACCCTTGAAAGGCACAGGCAGCTGGAAACCAGTGAAGAGCAGAGCTGCCGTCCCCTACCCGGCGTCCCATCATCACCCCGCGCCATCCCTATTTCACCGAGAAGCAGTAGGTCCCGTACGTCCTCTGCTCCTTGTTGGGAAAGCCGAAGCTCCGGACGCCGGGGTCCGGAAGGCCCCCGCAGCGGGTGCGAGGGGTGGTGATGGGGTAGCGGACGCTGCCGTCCGCCAGCCAGCCCCCGTCGCAACGGTCCAGCTGGGAGAACTTCCAGGCGGAGTAGAGCTGCCCGACCTTGGCAATGGTGGCCCCTTGGTTGCGGCAAGCCTGCCCCGCCTCTTTGAAGCTCAGGTGGCCCCGGAGGAAATAGACCtggcctggggagagagagagggaggggagggtgtcagGGCGAAGGTCACATGGGACGCTGGGTGGTGTGGGGACCTGCCATGGAGATGCCAAGGGTCCGTCTAGCCTGGCTAGAAAACAGAAGGTCCCACCTAGCTCATGGGCAATGCCTGCTTCAGGAAGGTGGCGTGGAGCAGGGGACATTTGCCATTGCCCTGGGAGGATTTACCCAGACAGGGAAGAGGGGCTACCACACCAGACAGAGTTGTGAGCTGACCCAGAACAGGAGGGGGTACCAGACGAGCTGACCCTTTGGTCTGATCTTTTCTCCCTATGCTCTGCGGTTGCATGGAGCCGCCACGTTCCCTCTGGACGTACCCCTCACAGCGGAGGTGAAGCAGAATGCGTCAAACCGGTCCTTCTGCTTGTCCTTGGCCCCATAGGTCCGAACTCCTGGGAGGAGAAGCCGCCCCCCGCAAGGCTCTCGGGGGTTAATAATGGGGTAGTGGACGGTCCCGTCAAGAATCCAGCCTGCGTTACACCAGTCCAACCCTTCGGTCCATGCTGTGGGTTAGTGAGAGAAAAAGGGACGGGCGAGCTCAGTGCATTGCGGGCAGAGCACGGGGACCACGGGGCACTGATGAACGTCAGAACCAAGCTACAGGATACCTTAATAATGGCCCTGATTCTCCGCTGGCCCGCATCTCGTGCAGAGCAAAGGGGgggtctatccccagctctgggagagagtgtGGTCCAGTGCTTTGAGGAacgggttctaatcccagctctgggatggtGGGGTGTGGCATAGCAGTTCGAAGAGAGGGGgttgggggccaggactcctgggtcctattcccagatCTGATGATCCTACTGTCCAATGCTTCTCTAAACCAAAGCTGGCTGTTGTAACGATTCtgtagcatccgatgaagtgggtttttgcccacaaaagcttatgcccaaatacatttgttagtctctaaggtgccacaaggactcccggctaccactctgaaacctgattacccctttgtctctgatatttacatggcaatgaTCTGCAGACCTGTTAAAGCatcctaaataaataaagaaattaacTATTTCCCCCCCAAGCATATCTAGAGCAAAGTCTGTGAATTAGCCACCAGAGGAGGTGGGTGAAACAGACAGAGGCTGGTTACCTTTGTAGAGCTGCTGATAAGTGGCCAGCCTGGAGTCCTGCTCCTCACAGGCCTGCTTAGCCTCAAAGTAGTTGAATCTGTAGCGCCCCTGGCTGGTCTGGTAGGGGAAGACGACACCTGGGTGATCGTAAGAGAAAGGGAGTGAGCTGGTATTCTGGAATCAGAGGGTCGATCGGGAATCTCAGGGCAGGGTGCCGGCCTCTGCACCTGCTTGATAATATTTTGACGGAACCCTTTTCTGTCGGAAAATGCAGGTTTGTCGAAATCCAAATGATTTACAGGAACTCGTTGACTTTGACGACATTTGCCATGGGAACAAGTTGACACAATTCACTTCACCTTTCTCGTTTCGATACAGTGGGAAGCATTTCGCTTCACGgccacttttctttctttatgtTACAGTAATATAAAAATAGTCAATATTATTGCGACATAGTATTGGATACTGTGTAGTCTATTAGCCTGTGTCAATGTCCCCGAAATGTTTTGAAGTTTCTGAATCGAAATccttcagaatttctgttccatggtGAATTTCAAATTTTGACTTCTCTTTCCGGATCCggaatgaaaacaaagtttgAAATGTCAGGATTTCccatgggacagaaattccatttcccGACCAGATCTGCTGGCACCCCGGGGAACCCCCACGGTATTACTCCATTACAGCAGCGCATCGAAGGCCCACATGAGATCAGAGACACAGAGCAAGAGGCAGTTCTTGCCCCggagagctcacagtctgaataggcagacagagggtgggaagggaaaccgAGGCCCAGCGACGGGGCAGaggcttgctcaaggtcacccagcagggatttggggaggagctgctgcagggaccCCCTGCAATGTGTAGGGATGGCTGGAAGGACCCAACTCACCCCTACGCTCagaaggagctggaggcagaggggaagtgaGCTAAGGCTTTTAAAACCACTTTCCTCATGGGCTCCCACCAGGGGATGCAGGTTCTCCTACCTCCCCCCAGGACCCACTTCCACGGGATGCAGCTTCCCCTGCCTCCTTTCGGGGAACCCCGCCAAAGGACGCAgcttcccctgcttcccccccaggGGCCCCCTACCAGGGGACACGGCTCCCTTACTTCTCCCCTGGCCCCCCGCCAGAGGACATGGCTCCCCCCACTtttcctccagccccccaccaggGGACGTGGCTGCCCCCAACCCCCGGGGCTCCCATCAGCAGAGGGTCTCTCCCCTGAAGAGGATGGGGCCATTGCTGGACGGAGGGGGACCGTTCCCAGGCCGCCGTGGGAGCCGGGACTTACCGTCCAGCATCAGCGTCAGCGACAGGCTCTCGTCTTCCAGCCCGTTGACCAGCTGGCAGCGGTAGCGCCCCTCGTCCTCCAGCGCCACCCCGGCGATGGTGAGGGAGGCGTCGTTGCGGTGGCCGCGCCGCAGCCGGGCCCGCCCGCCCAGCTGCCCGTAGGTCTTGTGCTGGGCCCCGTTGGTGACCAGGATGACGTTCTCCAGCAGCTCGGCCGGCTCCACCTTGCTCCATTTCACCTTGTAGTGGGGGGGTCGCGCCCGCAGGACGCAGGGCAGGGTGACCATGGCGCCGCGCTGGGTGTGCACCACCTCATGGAGGGGCTCCAGCAGGTACTGCAGGCgcggggtgggggctgtgagGAGACACCGGCGGGGGGAGGTGCGTCGAACCCCCGGCCTCGCTTGGCCTGCGGCCTCCCGAGACGCTCGAGGATCGCGGCTCTCCTCCGAGACCTGCTCTGTTTGCCTGCGGATGCCCTTCAGTCCCAAACGGCAACCCTgcaccctgctattccagccccgagctccccccagcgcccctcagtcccgacccgcaaccgcaccctgctattccagccctgagctccccccggcaccccagtgcccctcagtcccgacccgcagccccaccctgctattccagccccgagctcccccccgcagcacccccgATGCCCCTCAGTTCCAAACGGCAACCCTgcaccctgctattccagccccgagctccccccagcgcccctcagtcccgacccgcagccccaccctgctattccagccctgagctccccccggcaccccagtgcccctcagtcccgacccgcagccccaccctgctattccagccccgagctcccccccgcagcacccccgATGCCCCTCAGTTCCAAACGGCAACCCTgcaccctgctattccagccccgagctcccccccgcagcacccctgatgcccctcagtcccgacccgcagccccaccctgctattccagccccgagctccccccagcaccccaatgcccctcagtcccgacccgcagccccaccctgctattccagccccgagctccccccagcaccccagtgcccctcagtcccgacccgcagccccaccctgctattccagccccgagctccccccagcaccccagtgcccctcagtcccgacccgcagccccaccctgctattccagccccaagctccccccggcacccccgatgcccctcagtcccgacccgcagccccaccctgctattccagccccaagctccccccagcaccccagtgcccctcagtcccgacccgcagccccaccctgctattccagccccaagctccccccagcaccccaatgctcctcagtcccgacccgcagccccaccctgctattccagccccgagctccccccagcaccccagtgcccctcagtcccgacccgcagccccaccctgctattccagccccgagctccccccagcaccccagtgcccctcagtcccgacccgcagccccaccctgctattccagccccgagctccccccagcaccccaatgctcctcagtcccgacccgcagccccaccctgctattccagccccaagctccccccagaaccccaatgcccctcagtcccgacctgcagccccaccctgctattccagccccgagctccccccagcaccccagtgcccctcagtcccgacccgcagccccaccctgctattccagccccaagctccccccggcacccccgatgcccctcagtcccgacccgcagccccaccctgctattccagccccaagctccccccagcaccccagtgcccctcagtcccgacccgcagccccaccctgctattccagccccaagctccccccagcaccccaatgcccctcagtcccgacccgcagccccaccctgctattccagccccgagctccccccagcaccccagtgcccctcagtcccgacccgcagccccaccctgctattccagccccgagctccccccagcaccccagtgcccctcagtcccgacccgcagccccaccctgctattccagccccgagctccccccagcaccccaatgctcctcagtcccaacccgcagccccaccctgctattccagccccaagctccccccagaaccccaatgcccctcagtcccgacccgcagccccaccctgctattccagccccgagctccccccagcaccccagtgcccctcagtcccgacccgcagccccaccctgctattccagccccaagctccccccggcacccccgatgcccctcagtcccgacccgcagccccaccctgctattccagccccaagctccccccggcaccccagtgcccctcagtcccgacccgcagccccaccctgctattccagccccaagctccccccagcaccccaatgcccctcagtcccgacccgcagccccaccctgctattccagccccgagctccccccagcaccccccatgaccctcagtcctgacctacagccccaccctgctattccagccccaagctccccccagcaccccagtgcccctcagtcccgacccgcagccccaccctgctattccagccccaagctccccccagcaccccaatgctcctcagtcccgacccgcagccccaccctgctattccagccctgaacTCCCCCTCACAGCACCCCCCATGCCCCTCAGTACCGACctacagccccaccctgctattccagccccaagctccccccagcaccccagtgcccctcagtcccgacccgcagccccaccctgctattccagccccaagctccccccagcaccccagtgcccctcagtcccgacccgcagccccaccctgctattccagccccgagctccccccagcaccccaatgcccctcagtcccgacccgcagccccaccctgctattccagccccgagctccccccggcaccccagtgcccctcagtcccgacccgcagccccaccctgctattccagccccgaGCTCCCTCCGGCAccccaatgcccctcagtcccgacccgcagccccaccctgctattccagccccaagctccccccagcaccccagtgcccctcagtcccgacccgcagccccaccctgctattccagccccgagctccctccggcaccccagtgcccctcagtcctgacccgcagccccaccctgctattccagctccgagctccccccagcaccccaatgcccctcagtcctggcccgcagccccaccctgctattccagccccgagctccccccagcaccccagtgcccctcagtaCCGACctacagccccaccctgctattccagccccgagctccccccagcaccccaatgcccctcagtcctgacccgcagccccacccTACTCCCCCAGTCCAGGGTTCCCCTTCCAcatgcactgctgcagcactggGTCCTGATTTGCCTCCTACAGTCCGggttcccttcccctgcagccctgctgagGCCACTCAACCCCAGCCTGCTGCCCCCATTTCTATTCCAGCCCCAGGTGCCCGACTCACCGGCCTCCTGCTATTCCCCGCCTCCCCCGGGCTGTGACCTCAGCTTTAAACTGCAACACTTTGTGATGCAGATGGGTTGGGACTAGGGTTAGAGCCAAACTGCCCCAGGCTGGAaaggggaacaggggaaaggagCTGGCAGATTCGTTGGGAGGAAGAGAACATGGTTACCCACCTGGACCCCCGGTTGCCTTCTGGTAAATACTTAAAGCAGCTGGCAGAGAAGAGAGGCAGActgaagccagcagcagcagctggtgcataCTTAGCTGTGGGGCCAGGAACGTGCCTGAAAAAGGATTGAGGTTTTGTTCTAGCCGGGCTCACCAGGTGGCACCGTTCCACAAAGTTATTTTGCTCCTGTGGAGTTTTTGAAGAAATTCTTCATGGTTAGAGTTTTGCGATGAAGTTTCGTTTAGGGGGAGCTGTTGCAAGCAGCAGGAGCGTTTGCTCACAGGGAGTgcgtggcagagcagggaattgtaTCCAGATCTCTGGCTAgctccctaaccactggacaatcctccttctctccccattcATATAATCACAgcaatgtcgggctggaagggaactcgaAAGGTCATCAAGTGCAGCCcctggcactgaggcaggaccaagtaaacctagaccatccctgacaggggtttgtccaaccctgttctgaaaaacctctagcgatggggatttcacaacctcccttggaaacctgttccagaaTTTAACTCCCCGAGAACGTTTTtgctaatatctaatctaaacctcccttactgcagatcAAGTCCCTTGCTTCCTAGCCTAACAAGGAGAACAATCGACCCCCGTCCCCTGTggaacagcccttcacatatttgaagactgttctcaggtccccccttcagtcttcttttctcaagactaaacatgtccaggttttttcacctttcctcacaggtcagggtttctaaaccttttgtcatttttgttgctctcctctgggctttctccaacttatctacatctttcttaaagcctGGGGccgagaactggacacaggactccagctgaggcctcaccagtctgcacagagtgggacaattatcttCTGCGCCTCATGTACGATgcccctgttaatacaccccagaaggataa
The sequence above is a segment of the Chelonia mydas isolate rCheMyd1 chromosome 24, rCheMyd1.pri.v2, whole genome shotgun sequence genome. Coding sequences within it:
- the HAPLN2 gene encoding hyaluronan and proteoglycan link protein 2 isoform X4, coding for MHQLLLLASVCLSSLPAALSIYQKATGGPAPTPRLQYLLEPLHEVVHTQRGAMVTLPCVLRARPPHYKVKWSKVEPAELLENVILVTNGAQHKTYGQLGGRARLRRGHRNDASLTIAGVALEDEGRYRCQLVNGLEDESLSLTLMLDGVVFPYQTSQGRYRFNYFEAKQACEEQDSRLATYQQLYKAWTEGLDWCNAGWILDGTVHYPIINPREPCGGRLLLPGVRTYGAKDKQKDRFDAFCFTSAVRGQVYFLRGHLSFKEAGQACRNQGATIAKVGQLYSAWKFSQLDRCDGGWLADGSVRYPITTPRTRCGGLPDPGVRSFGFPNKEQRTYGTYCFSVK
- the HAPLN2 gene encoding hyaluronan and proteoglycan link protein 2 isoform X2, encoding METGPGFCERASCQMRNGVLSHPCASSLARAGVQQQVVEESSQRIALSFSRLGLEGYGGLAEDFPVNVQAPVSEVAGDPLGARPTPTPRLQYLLEPLHEVVHTQRGAMVTLPCVLRARPPHYKVKWSKVEPAELLENVILVTNGAQHKTYGQLGGRARLRRGHRNDASLTIAGVALEDEGRYRCQLVNGLEDESLSLTLMLDGVVFPYQTSQGRYRFNYFEAKQACEEQDSRLATYQQLYKAWTEGLDWCNAGWILDGTVHYPIINPREPCGGRLLLPGVRTYGAKDKQKDRFDAFCFTSAVRGQVYFLRGHLSFKEAGQACRNQGATIAKVGQLYSAWKFSQLDRCDGGWLADGSVRYPITTPRTRCGGLPDPGVRSFGFPNKEQRTYGTYCFSVK
- the HAPLN2 gene encoding hyaluronan and proteoglycan link protein 2 isoform X3, translated to MWRASFANGSVTEAPAPVSEVAGDPLGARPSTFLAPQLSMHQLLLLASVCLSSLPAALSIYQKATGGPAPTPRLQYLLEPLHEVVHTQRGAMVTLPCVLRARPPHYKVKWSKVEPAELLENVILVTNGAQHKTYGQLGGRARLRRGHRNDASLTIAGVALEDEGRYRCQLVNGLEDESLSLTLMLDGVVFPYQTSQGRYRFNYFEAKQACEEQDSRLATYQQLYKAWTEGLDWCNAGWILDGTVHYPIINPREPCGGRLLLPGVRTYGAKDKQKDRFDAFCFTSAVRGQVYFLRGHLSFKEAGQACRNQGATIAKVGQLYSAWKFSQLDRCDGGWLADGSVRYPITTPRTRCGGLPDPGVRSFGFPNKEQRTYGTYCFSVK
- the HAPLN2 gene encoding hyaluronan and proteoglycan link protein 2 isoform X1, whose amino-acid sequence is METGPGFCERASCQMRNGVLSHPCASSLARAGVQQQVVEESSQRIALSFSRLGLEGYGGLAEDFPVNVQAPVSEVAGDPLGARPSTFLAPQLSMHQLLLLASVCLSSLPAALSIYQKATGGPAPTPRLQYLLEPLHEVVHTQRGAMVTLPCVLRARPPHYKVKWSKVEPAELLENVILVTNGAQHKTYGQLGGRARLRRGHRNDASLTIAGVALEDEGRYRCQLVNGLEDESLSLTLMLDGVVFPYQTSQGRYRFNYFEAKQACEEQDSRLATYQQLYKAWTEGLDWCNAGWILDGTVHYPIINPREPCGGRLLLPGVRTYGAKDKQKDRFDAFCFTSAVRGQVYFLRGHLSFKEAGQACRNQGATIAKVGQLYSAWKFSQLDRCDGGWLADGSVRYPITTPRTRCGGLPDPGVRSFGFPNKEQRTYGTYCFSVK